In Aliamphritea ceti, a single window of DNA contains:
- a CDS encoding LysR family transcriptional regulator, translating into MNINALTLKQLRAFTSVARLGTLTAAAEELSLTKGALSVALHELEKQLGHPLFDRVKNRLVMNSYGQQLRPLADELLQRTMTIESLFGQGNLAGTLNIGASYTVGEHLLPMLVGNFMQRHGCQRPHLIVENTSHLCQLLESYELDLALVEGQINSQRLMARPWLQDHMLVVAAPGHPLAQQTDLPINALEGENWVVREAFSGTREQFDRRLAPLLDNWQLGLEFNTNTAVISAVASGIGLGFISDLAAADALCCGRIVRLDLQQSWTRQLNLVCAADKYQTPLMSTFMEYALQWQGLQNVTEERIS; encoded by the coding sequence TTGAACATTAATGCACTTACTCTGAAGCAGCTACGCGCATTCACCAGCGTTGCCCGGCTGGGAACTTTGACCGCTGCGGCAGAAGAACTATCGCTGACTAAAGGGGCGTTGTCGGTTGCCTTGCATGAGCTGGAAAAGCAGCTGGGGCACCCGCTATTTGACCGGGTTAAAAACCGTTTAGTGATGAATTCCTATGGGCAGCAATTGCGCCCCCTGGCTGATGAACTGTTGCAACGAACCATGACGATTGAGAGTTTGTTTGGGCAAGGCAATCTTGCGGGTACGTTGAATATTGGTGCCAGCTATACCGTAGGTGAGCATTTATTGCCGATGCTGGTGGGTAACTTTATGCAGCGTCATGGCTGCCAGCGGCCCCATCTGATTGTAGAGAATACATCGCATTTGTGTCAGCTACTGGAAAGCTATGAGCTAGATCTGGCGCTGGTAGAAGGACAGATTAATTCGCAGCGGCTGATGGCCCGTCCCTGGTTACAAGATCATATGCTGGTGGTTGCTGCGCCCGGGCACCCGTTAGCTCAGCAAACCGATTTGCCAATTAATGCGCTGGAAGGTGAAAACTGGGTAGTGCGGGAAGCATTTTCCGGAACCCGGGAGCAGTTTGACCGGCGTTTGGCGCCATTGCTGGATAACTGGCAGTTAGGGTTGGAGTTTAATACTAATACGGCGGTTATCAGTGCGGTGGCCAGTGGTATCGGTTTGGGTTTTATTTCTGACCTTGCTGCTGCGGATGCGCTGTGCTGTGGGCGTATTGTTCGGCTTGACCTGCAACAGAGTTGGACCCGACAGTTGAATCTGGTGTGCGCTGCAGATAAATATCAGACCCCGCTGATGAGTACTTTTATGGAGTATGCATTGCAATGGCAGGGGTTGCAGAATGTTACAGAAGAACGTATCAGTTAA
- a CDS encoding methyl-accepting chemotaxis protein, with translation MFFIRNLPIRVKMTLLVLIPLLLSISYIARDLYGNYEIYKVLEQAEEVSEVAFVGAQLVHELQKERGLTTVYVDTKGKTDKGSILAQRQKVDSKISEFHSIVQADAESIASNGLKTKIDAVSEGLSSLVEFRSQVDQVPQVKLKLRETFDFYNGLNKQLLGVTASLSNSVNDTQISRLASAYYYLLQYKEAGGQERAMLAITFGKDKFKPSSIRKNFNQNLVAQQFYLSTFSEFSTEADIALLNDALVGPSVDKVAELRELAVYQSRSFGIDPKVWVDASTDRINILYKVEQQVEENLHADIKNKINDQVAWLTTLIGIAAVALLLTILLSVYLVRLIIKQINLISFAVNRISQHSDLTHVCEAISTDELGGLANEFNQMTSHLGQLTRSVSGATEQITGAVGGMQSISTQVDERVSEGIRETDSIAVSVQEMSSSVMEVSENCNQAAEQSKHAVEAANEGSARVSDANQAMGGLNEHINRAVSVINKVAEDSSEIGGILDVIKGIAQQTNLLALNAAIEAARAGEQGRGFAVVADEVRNLAQKTQQSTEQIETMIEQLQTGSTEAVKTMEQSHQRTTATMETVTSIQDQLENIIKQVTLVNDMNLQNAAATEEQSATVGEINRNIGMIQEQYNNTNASVSDLRETTESMHSLSDQLSDEVSRFKI, from the coding sequence ATGTTTTTTATTCGTAATCTGCCGATACGTGTAAAGATGACCTTGCTAGTGTTGATACCACTGCTGTTGAGCATCAGTTACATTGCACGCGATCTGTACGGCAACTATGAGATTTATAAAGTTTTAGAGCAAGCTGAAGAAGTTTCAGAAGTAGCTTTTGTTGGCGCTCAGTTAGTGCATGAATTACAGAAAGAACGTGGCTTAACCACGGTCTATGTGGATACCAAAGGTAAAACCGATAAAGGATCGATTCTGGCACAGCGCCAGAAGGTAGATAGCAAAATTTCCGAGTTTCATTCCATTGTACAGGCTGATGCAGAGTCGATTGCCAGTAATGGTCTGAAAACTAAGATTGATGCCGTCAGTGAAGGTTTGTCGAGTCTGGTTGAATTCCGGAGCCAGGTTGATCAGGTTCCGCAGGTTAAGCTGAAATTACGCGAGACTTTTGATTTTTATAATGGTTTGAATAAACAGCTTCTGGGAGTGACGGCCAGTCTGTCTAACTCTGTTAATGACACTCAGATAAGCCGTCTTGCCTCTGCCTATTATTATCTGCTTCAGTATAAAGAAGCCGGTGGCCAGGAACGTGCCATGCTGGCGATTACGTTTGGCAAAGATAAGTTCAAGCCGTCGTCTATCCGCAAAAACTTCAATCAGAACCTGGTTGCTCAGCAGTTCTATTTGTCTACTTTTAGTGAGTTTTCCACCGAAGCTGACATTGCGTTACTCAATGATGCGTTGGTCGGACCGAGCGTAGACAAGGTTGCGGAGTTACGTGAACTGGCTGTTTACCAGAGCCGTAGCTTTGGTATAGATCCTAAGGTGTGGGTGGATGCATCGACTGACCGGATTAATATCCTTTATAAAGTCGAGCAGCAGGTTGAAGAAAACCTGCATGCCGATATAAAGAATAAAATTAATGATCAGGTTGCCTGGCTGACGACGCTAATAGGTATCGCAGCAGTTGCTCTGCTTTTGACCATCTTACTGAGTGTGTATCTGGTTCGCCTGATTATCAAACAGATCAACCTGATCTCTTTTGCCGTGAACCGTATCAGTCAGCATTCCGATCTGACGCATGTCTGCGAAGCTATCAGTACTGATGAACTAGGTGGTCTGGCAAATGAATTTAACCAGATGACGTCTCACCTGGGTCAGTTGACCCGCAGTGTTAGTGGTGCAACTGAGCAGATCACCGGCGCTGTAGGTGGTATGCAGAGCATTTCTACTCAGGTTGATGAGCGGGTAAGTGAAGGTATCCGGGAAACTGACAGTATTGCTGTATCTGTACAGGAAATGTCTTCTTCTGTAATGGAAGTGTCGGAAAACTGTAACCAGGCGGCTGAGCAGTCTAAGCATGCAGTAGAAGCTGCGAATGAAGGTAGCGCCCGGGTGAGTGATGCCAATCAGGCAATGGGTGGTCTTAATGAACATATTAACCGTGCGGTTAGTGTGATCAATAAAGTGGCTGAAGACAGCAGTGAAATTGGTGGCATTCTGGACGTTATCAAAGGCATTGCTCAGCAGACTAACTTGCTTGCGCTGAATGCTGCAATTGAGGCGGCTCGTGCGGGTGAGCAAGGTCGGGGCTTCGCTGTTGTGGCAGACGAAGTACGTAATCTTGCACAAAAAACACAGCAGTCGACAGAACAGATCGAAACTATGATCGAGCAGCTACAGACTGGCAGTACTGAAGCGGTGAAGACCATGGAGCAAAGCCATCAGCGTACCACTGCGACGATGGAGACTGTGACCTCTATTCAGGATCAGCTGGAAAACATCATTAAGCAGGTAACGCTGGTGAATGATATGAACCTGCAGAACGCAGCTGCAACTGAGGAGCAAAGTGCGACAGTGGGTGAAATCAACCGTAACATTGGCATGATCCAGGAGCAGTATAACAATACCAATGCTTCGGTCAGCGATTTACGGGAAACCACTGAGTCGATGCACAGCCTGTCAGATCAGCTGAGCGATGAGGTTAGCCGCTTTAAGATTTGA
- a CDS encoding ABC transporter transmembrane domain-containing protein — protein MDRRISQFIYRYSMRDQIRVLLLTLLFFPILYLSLELPKTIINGAIDGAEVNTFLSMEWQPVEFLLLLSGLLLLTVLISGAFKMRINTYKGIIGERMVRRLRYVLLERVLRFPPGQFQRVSQGEIIATVTSETEPLAGFIGDSLAQPLFQGGTMITILTFMFVQDPILGIVAISMIPLQAYIIPRMQKKLNVLKKERVRQVRVLASHIGESVDGNREVRIYGTHGYHLAHFSQILGKLFTIRLNIFQQKFLMKFINNFLNQLPPIMFYAVGGVLVIQGHLSMGALVAALTAYKDLVAPWKELLAYYQQYQDAKIRYEQIQENFDPPDIIQPVPAIEGESKSLSGSLSLNNLYLKNDRGEYIAQNINLDVKQGELINIHSNSPFLLRKMAQNLMRTDQPAAGYIRYGDEEINQISTARLTRNVSYAGPEPILFDGTILQNIHYGLRRKPPEEGSEQLTPARLTEITEAEASGNSPSSAHDIWTDFEMAGVENWGQMRNWLQEMMVAIGSRRMVFELGLKDHFDPKDMPSIIEEKFIDTRNDLTHQWHSHQLERFVKRFDLNSYHPHLSVLENIGFGLINTEDEVPLIRSLTGNEEFVHILHQHELYKPLRDAGEQVSKHIIDELLEVGPEGQLKPHLSQYDSECIRDQLTQCIGRPDYLPACEFLLEMALKVRIVDSGDEHIHADLQRQIVELRHWLIEHDKQSLLTELEPLNDARINSRLSVMENLIWGIEVAPNNNGDHGDLIEIVEQALVANDAESLVLVTIGLSPVGIRGERIPLAAKLNVQLLRCLVKRPKTLILHDALEHKTPAEQLEMLEGIRHLMPDLTIILLRSGTAFSPLTSRNFRIDNEGLVELK, from the coding sequence ATGGATCGTCGCATAAGTCAGTTTATTTACCGCTACAGTATGCGTGACCAGATACGTGTCCTGTTGTTAACACTTTTGTTTTTTCCGATTCTTTATCTCTCATTAGAACTGCCTAAGACCATCATTAACGGGGCGATTGACGGTGCTGAGGTCAATACCTTCCTTAGCATGGAATGGCAGCCTGTCGAGTTTCTGTTGCTGCTCAGTGGCTTACTGTTACTGACTGTACTGATCAGCGGCGCATTTAAGATGCGTATTAATACCTACAAGGGCATTATCGGTGAGCGTATGGTTCGCCGGTTACGCTATGTGTTGCTGGAACGGGTACTGCGTTTCCCTCCAGGCCAGTTCCAGCGGGTCTCACAGGGCGAAATCATCGCTACAGTCACTTCTGAAACCGAACCTCTTGCGGGCTTTATCGGTGACAGCCTGGCACAGCCGCTATTCCAGGGCGGTACCATGATCACAATCCTTACATTCATGTTTGTACAGGACCCGATTCTCGGTATTGTCGCGATCTCAATGATCCCACTGCAGGCCTATATTATTCCGCGGATGCAGAAGAAACTTAACGTCCTTAAAAAAGAAAGAGTACGACAGGTTCGGGTACTGGCAAGCCATATAGGTGAAAGCGTCGACGGCAATCGTGAAGTACGGATTTATGGCACACACGGCTATCATCTGGCGCATTTTTCCCAGATTCTCGGCAAGCTGTTCACCATTCGGCTGAATATTTTTCAGCAGAAATTCCTGATGAAGTTCATCAATAACTTCCTTAACCAGCTACCGCCTATTATGTTTTATGCTGTCGGTGGTGTACTGGTTATTCAGGGCCACCTAAGCATGGGAGCACTGGTAGCAGCATTAACCGCCTATAAAGATCTGGTCGCGCCGTGGAAAGAACTGCTTGCGTACTACCAACAGTATCAGGATGCCAAAATTCGTTACGAACAAATTCAGGAAAACTTTGATCCACCTGACATTATCCAACCAGTACCAGCTATTGAAGGTGAGTCGAAATCACTTAGCGGATCCCTTAGCTTAAATAACCTATACCTTAAGAATGACCGCGGTGAATACATTGCCCAGAACATCAACCTGGATGTTAAACAGGGCGAGTTAATAAATATTCACTCAAACAGCCCTTTTTTACTGCGAAAAATGGCTCAGAATCTGATGCGAACGGACCAGCCAGCTGCAGGCTATATACGCTACGGCGACGAAGAGATAAATCAGATTTCCACTGCCCGTTTAACTCGAAATGTCAGTTACGCCGGACCGGAACCTATTCTGTTCGACGGGACTATTTTGCAAAATATCCACTACGGTCTGCGCCGAAAACCGCCGGAAGAAGGCTCAGAACAGTTAACACCTGCCCGCCTCACAGAAATCACTGAAGCCGAAGCCTCCGGAAACAGCCCTTCCAGTGCACATGACATCTGGACAGATTTCGAGATGGCCGGTGTAGAAAACTGGGGGCAGATGCGCAACTGGCTTCAGGAAATGATGGTCGCAATTGGCTCACGCCGCATGGTCTTTGAACTGGGACTCAAGGATCACTTTGACCCTAAAGACATGCCAAGCATCATTGAAGAAAAGTTTATTGATACCCGAAATGATCTGACCCATCAGTGGCACAGTCATCAGTTGGAACGCTTTGTTAAGCGCTTTGATCTCAATAGCTACCACCCGCACCTGTCGGTCCTGGAGAACATTGGTTTCGGCTTAATTAACACAGAAGATGAAGTACCTTTAATTCGTAGCCTTACTGGTAACGAAGAATTTGTACACATCTTGCACCAGCATGAACTCTATAAACCGTTACGGGATGCCGGCGAGCAAGTATCCAAACATATTATTGATGAGCTCCTGGAGGTAGGTCCTGAAGGCCAGCTAAAACCACACCTGAGCCAATACGACAGTGAATGTATCCGTGACCAGCTTACGCAGTGCATTGGCCGTCCGGATTATTTACCGGCCTGCGAATTCCTGCTGGAAATGGCTCTTAAAGTGCGCATTGTCGACTCTGGTGATGAACACATTCATGCCGACCTGCAACGGCAAATTGTTGAGCTACGCCACTGGCTGATAGAACACGACAAACAAAGCTTACTGACTGAGCTGGAACCGTTGAATGATGCCCGAATCAATTCACGGCTAAGTGTCATGGAAAACCTGATTTGGGGCATTGAGGTTGCGCCGAACAATAATGGCGACCATGGAGACCTGATAGAAATAGTTGAACAGGCATTAGTTGCCAACGACGCTGAATCACTGGTGTTGGTAACTATAGGTCTTTCTCCGGTAGGTATCAGGGGCGAACGTATTCCTCTGGCTGCTAAGCTCAATGTACAGTTATTACGTTGCCTGGTTAAACGGCCTAAAACCCTGATACTGCACGATGCTCTGGAACATAAAACGCCGGCTGAGCAACTTGAAATGCTGGAAGGCATCCGTCACTTGATGCCCGACCTGACCATTATCCTGCTACGCAGCGGCACAGCATTCAGCCCGCTGACCAGTCGCAATTTCCGCATTGATAACGAAGGTTTAGTTGAGCTCAAGTAA
- a CDS encoding methyl-accepting chemotaxis protein has translation MLQNLLKNISVKQQLIALSSLATIALLTVISSTTYQLLNIRDELVAVAEEDIPMTAMVTEMAIKQLEQSVEFERSLHYGTLMSLQNDSYSKAGFAKARQHFDSLNQQVENTLQQAQSFIVNVEEHTTDQGDMQKLRQFETEFTHIADMHSIYGQHANEVFTELVNNNLPEAEQLSRNVEQEEDTLNQKVETVLLNLGAFTEAAGQRAEAHEKQAITLVLSVGSTATLLILLISYLIGRQIIRSINHVRHTVDDIANNLDLTRRINLSGNTELGQLSRDLDNLFSILRNSIGEVSQASGQLASASQELSAISTQSNAAVTEQYNETDQIATAINQLASAASDVANVTENASLAAETASSAVSDGMLVVNNNFSGMQALEEQINQAAGVISGVNKSSQGISAALDVIQSVAEQTNLLALNAAIEAARAGEAGRGFAVVADEVRDLASRTQNLTEQIRTLIGALQEGSEAAMLAMEAGQLQSSEVLSQSDAASQALTSIAGAVREISSFNIQISSAAEEQSAVTEEISRNITSIRRIAEETSVSTRETSHASEELAVLANQLQTNSQRFCIS, from the coding sequence ATGCTGCAAAATCTGTTAAAAAATATATCCGTCAAACAACAACTGATAGCCCTTTCATCGCTGGCAACAATTGCTTTGCTGACCGTTATCAGTAGCACTACCTACCAGCTACTCAATATCAGGGACGAACTGGTAGCAGTAGCCGAAGAAGATATTCCCATGACAGCAATGGTTACGGAAATGGCCATCAAGCAGCTTGAGCAGTCAGTCGAATTCGAGCGTAGCCTGCATTACGGCACACTGATGTCGCTGCAAAATGACAGCTATTCTAAGGCTGGTTTTGCTAAAGCCCGTCAACACTTCGACAGCCTCAACCAACAAGTGGAAAATACTCTCCAGCAGGCACAAAGTTTTATTGTAAACGTTGAAGAACACACCACCGACCAGGGAGATATGCAAAAGCTCCGTCAGTTTGAAACCGAATTTACTCATATTGCCGACATGCACAGCATTTATGGACAACATGCCAATGAAGTGTTTACCGAACTGGTAAATAACAATCTGCCCGAGGCCGAACAGCTAAGCCGGAACGTCGAACAGGAAGAAGACACCCTGAATCAAAAAGTTGAAACCGTCTTACTGAATCTGGGCGCTTTCACAGAAGCTGCAGGTCAACGGGCGGAAGCCCATGAAAAACAAGCCATCACACTGGTTCTCAGCGTCGGTAGCACCGCCACACTGCTGATTCTGCTCATCAGTTACCTGATAGGCCGTCAGATCATCCGCAGTATTAACCATGTACGTCATACCGTTGATGATATTGCCAATAACCTGGATCTGACCCGCCGCATTAATCTCTCCGGTAACACTGAACTGGGTCAGCTATCCCGCGATCTGGACAACCTCTTCAGCATTTTGCGCAATAGCATCGGTGAAGTTAGCCAGGCATCCGGTCAGTTGGCTTCTGCCTCACAAGAATTATCGGCAATTTCAACCCAGAGCAATGCTGCGGTCACCGAGCAATACAATGAAACCGATCAGATCGCCACGGCCATTAATCAGCTTGCCAGTGCAGCCAGTGATGTCGCCAACGTTACCGAGAATGCCAGCCTGGCAGCAGAAACAGCCTCCAGTGCTGTGAGCGACGGTATGCTGGTCGTCAATAATAACTTTAGCGGCATGCAGGCTCTCGAAGAGCAGATTAATCAGGCAGCCGGAGTTATTTCCGGAGTAAACAAGAGCTCACAGGGAATTTCAGCGGCACTGGATGTCATCCAGTCAGTGGCGGAACAGACCAATCTGCTGGCGCTGAATGCTGCCATTGAAGCAGCCCGTGCAGGAGAAGCCGGAAGAGGCTTTGCAGTTGTCGCCGATGAAGTACGTGACCTTGCCTCCCGCACCCAGAATCTGACTGAACAGATCCGAACCCTTATCGGGGCACTGCAAGAAGGTTCTGAGGCCGCGATGTTGGCTATGGAAGCCGGCCAGCTACAAAGCAGTGAAGTTCTTAGCCAAAGCGATGCTGCCAGCCAGGCTTTGACTAGTATCGCCGGCGCTGTCCGGGAAATAAGCAGTTTTAACATTCAGATATCCAGTGCCGCCGAAGAACAAAGTGCAGTCACTGAAGAAATCAGCCGTAATATCACAAGTATTCGGCGAATCGCGGAAGAAACCTCTGTTTCAACCCGGGAGACCAGCCACGCCAGCGAAGAACTTGCTGTACTGGCAAATCAGCTCCAAACCAACAGTCAGCGTTTTTGCATAAGCTGA
- a CDS encoding LysR substrate-binding domain-containing protein, which yields MKKINMHLLTSRSILAFHLAAQENSFTKAADALNVSQPAISHGVRQLEERLGVELFERNPQGVVLTEIGEKLARRIHRGLSEIQQGLEETLSHTLPEKITLLVSTSVASHWLMPRIARFKHLYPEVQLHCITQDTDQGLQDSRFDLCIPLGLAPERGFQRWQFAEEILIPVCSPEFAARHQLSDLSGINDIPLIHLEERYISRYNWQHFFENCNLTRESSRGDETYNDYSIVLQAAMEGQGLALGWQHIVGPLIQQGKLVAPCEQKIATNQPFHIIAPEHKALNKNAQALLDWLLKEMR from the coding sequence ATGAAAAAAATTAATATGCACCTGCTCACTAGCAGATCAATTCTGGCCTTCCATCTGGCAGCCCAGGAAAACAGTTTCACCAAAGCAGCAGACGCACTGAATGTCAGCCAGCCGGCCATCAGCCACGGCGTGCGTCAGTTGGAAGAACGCCTTGGCGTCGAACTCTTCGAGCGCAATCCACAAGGCGTAGTATTAACCGAAATAGGAGAGAAGCTCGCCCGACGGATTCATCGTGGCCTGTCAGAAATTCAGCAGGGGCTGGAAGAAACTCTCAGCCATACCTTGCCCGAAAAGATTACGCTGCTGGTATCTACATCCGTTGCCAGCCACTGGCTGATGCCACGTATTGCACGCTTTAAGCATCTTTATCCGGAAGTACAGCTGCACTGCATCACCCAGGATACTGATCAGGGGTTGCAGGATAGTCGCTTTGATCTGTGCATCCCATTAGGTCTGGCACCTGAAAGAGGCTTTCAGCGCTGGCAGTTTGCTGAAGAAATTCTGATACCGGTTTGCAGTCCGGAATTTGCAGCCAGACATCAGCTGAGCGACCTCTCCGGTATCAACGACATTCCGCTGATCCACTTAGAGGAACGTTACATCTCGCGCTATAACTGGCAACACTTTTTTGAAAACTGCAATCTTACCCGGGAAAGCTCCAGGGGCGATGAAACCTATAACGACTACTCAATTGTTCTGCAGGCAGCAATGGAAGGCCAGGGGCTGGCGCTGGGCTGGCAGCATATCGTCGGACCACTGATTCAGCAGGGTAAACTGGTCGCACCCTGTGAGCAGAAAATCGCAACTAATCAGCCGTTTCACATCATCGCGCCGGAACATAAAGCATTGAATAAAAATGCTCAGGCACTGCTCGACTGGCTGTTAAAAGAAATGCGCTGA
- a CDS encoding trimethylamine methyltransferase family protein, with product MNSNNNIRPTRNSRRRRQARHAAPAKEAAAYIQRQIPHYNLLSDEGLEAIEHHAEVILHEFGIQFRDDPETVRLFVEAGAEAKGDIVHFPPGLIRKLVATAPAEFTQHARNSARTVQIGGNNTVLVPAYGSPFVFDLEKGRRYGALEDFQNLVKLAYMSPYLHHSGGTICEPVDIPVNKRHLDMLYSHMRYSDKAYLGSITSPERAADSIEMSKILFGDEFVDNNCVVMGNVNATSPLVFDGDVTRVIRTYAAAGQGMIICPFVLGGAMGPVTPAGAVAQAHAESLIGVALTQIVRPGAPVIYGNFLTTMSLRNGSPTFGQPEASLAYFAIGQLARRAGLPLRCGGSFTSSKVSDFQAGQESADALMPALLSGANFVLHSAGWLEGGLTMGYEKFMLDANRLGMMAKMMGGMALDDNAFGLDSYRQRTEHNEHFLGTAHTMANYTDVFYESNTADANSFEQWEIEGSKTAEQRAHDLFKKQLSEYQAPEIDPAVDEALLDYIEKKKASMPDRWY from the coding sequence ATGAATTCAAATAATAATATACGCCCCACTCGCAACAGTCGCCGACGTCGTCAGGCACGTCACGCAGCACCTGCAAAAGAGGCTGCTGCTTATATCCAGCGGCAAATTCCCCATTACAATTTATTAAGTGATGAAGGCCTTGAGGCTATCGAGCATCATGCTGAGGTAATTCTGCATGAGTTTGGTATTCAGTTCCGTGATGACCCGGAAACGGTTCGCCTGTTTGTTGAAGCCGGTGCGGAAGCAAAAGGTGACATTGTGCACTTTCCTCCAGGACTGATTCGCAAACTGGTGGCAACGGCACCGGCAGAGTTTACTCAGCATGCCCGAAATTCTGCCCGCACTGTGCAGATTGGCGGAAATAATACTGTACTGGTGCCAGCCTATGGTTCGCCGTTTGTATTTGATCTGGAGAAAGGTCGTCGTTATGGCGCGTTGGAAGATTTCCAGAACCTAGTGAAGCTGGCCTATATGAGCCCTTATCTGCATCACAGTGGCGGGACTATTTGTGAACCGGTGGATATTCCGGTGAATAAGCGCCACCTGGATATGCTGTATAGCCATATGCGCTATTCAGATAAAGCGTATTTAGGCTCTATAACGTCGCCTGAACGTGCTGCAGACTCGATTGAAATGTCGAAGATTCTGTTTGGCGATGAGTTTGTGGATAACAATTGCGTAGTGATGGGGAATGTAAATGCTACCTCGCCACTGGTGTTCGATGGTGACGTGACCCGGGTAATCCGCACTTATGCTGCAGCGGGTCAGGGGATGATTATCTGTCCCTTTGTGCTGGGTGGAGCAATGGGCCCGGTAACACCAGCAGGTGCTGTTGCACAGGCACATGCTGAATCATTGATCGGTGTAGCGCTGACGCAGATTGTGCGTCCGGGAGCGCCGGTGATTTATGGTAATTTCCTGACCACAATGTCATTGCGTAATGGCTCGCCTACTTTCGGTCAGCCTGAAGCCAGTCTGGCGTATTTCGCGATCGGGCAGCTGGCCCGGCGGGCGGGACTACCTTTGCGGTGTGGCGGGTCTTTTACTTCATCGAAAGTGTCTGATTTCCAGGCCGGGCAGGAAAGTGCTGATGCACTGATGCCAGCGCTGCTGTCTGGCGCTAATTTCGTGTTGCATTCAGCCGGTTGGTTAGAAGGTGGCCTGACGATGGGGTATGAGAAGTTTATGCTGGACGCGAATCGTCTGGGAATGATGGCTAAGATGATGGGTGGGATGGCGCTGGATGACAATGCGTTTGGTCTGGATTCGTATCGCCAGCGTACCGAACATAATGAGCACTTCCTCGGTACTGCTCATACGATGGCGAACTACACCGATGTTTTCTATGAGTCGAATACGGCGGACGCCAATTCGTTTGAGCAATGGGAAATAGAAGGCAGTAAAACAGCGGAGCAGCGTGCACATGATCTGTTTAAGAAACAGCTCAGCGAATATCAGGCCCCGGAGATAGATCCGGCCGTTGATGAGGCGCTGCTTGATTACATAGAGAAAAAGAAGGCCTCAATGCCGGACCGCTGGTATTGA
- a CDS encoding phosphoribosyltransferase — translation MVNKVYLSAQELLEDSFRLAIEVYNSGFRPDFIVGVWRGGTPVGIAVQELLETMDVKTDHISIRTSSYTGIDSRAKEVRVHGLDYLIRNVNAPDSLLIVDDVFDTGLSVEAVIKTLKTKARLNTPHDIRIATPWYKPANNKTEGLVPDYYIHESSEWLVFPHELQGLTREEAITNKPGLKEIYEEYGL, via the coding sequence ATGGTTAACAAAGTATATTTAAGCGCTCAGGAGCTGCTGGAAGACTCTTTCCGTCTGGCGATTGAGGTTTACAACAGTGGTTTCCGTCCAGACTTTATCGTCGGTGTATGGCGTGGTGGTACACCAGTTGGTATCGCTGTTCAGGAACTGCTGGAAACGATGGACGTGAAAACCGACCATATCTCGATCCGTACGTCTTCTTACACCGGTATTGATTCCCGCGCGAAAGAAGTCCGTGTACACGGTCTGGATTACCTGATCCGCAACGTAAATGCGCCTGACTCTCTGCTGATTGTCGATGATGTATTCGATACCGGCCTGAGTGTTGAAGCTGTGATCAAGACGCTGAAAACCAAAGCCCGCCTGAACACGCCGCACGACATCCGTATTGCTACGCCATGGTACAAGCCGGCCAACAACAAGACTGAAGGTTTGGTTCCGGACTACTACATTCACGAATCTTCTGAATGGCTGGTATTCCCGCACGAGCTTCAGGGTCTGACCCGCGAAGAGGCGATTACGAATAAGCCAGGTCTGAAAGAGATCTACGAAGAATACGGCCTGTAA